The Chlorocebus sabaeus isolate Y175 chromosome 1, mChlSab1.0.hap1, whole genome shotgun sequence genome includes a region encoding these proteins:
- the ARL2 gene encoding ADP-ribosylation factor-like protein 2 isoform X2 encodes MGLLTILKKMKQKERELRLLMLGLDNAGKTTILKKFNGEDIDTISPTLGFNIKTLEHRGFKLNIWDVGGQKSLRSYWRNYFESTDGLIWVVDSADHQRMQDCQRELQSLLVEERLAGATLLIFANKQDLPGALSSNAIREALELDSIRSHHWCIQGCSAVTGENLLPGIDWLLDDISSRIFTAD; translated from the exons ATGGGGCTCCTGACCATTCTGAAGAAGATGAAGCAGAAAGAGCGGGAGCTGCGACTGCTCATGCT TGGCCTGGACAATGCTGGAAAGACAACCATCCTGAAGAAGTTCAATGGGGAGGACATTGACACCATCTCCCCAACACTGGGCTTCAACATCAAGACCCTGGAGCACCGAGG ATTCAAGCTGAACATCTGGGATGTGGGTGGCCAGAAGTCCCTGCGGTCCTACTGGCGGAACTACTTTGAGAGCACTGACGGCCTCATCTGGGTAGTGGACAGCGCGGACCACCAGCGCATGCAGGACTGTCAGCGGGAGCTCCAGAGCCTGCTGGTGGAGGAG CGCCTGGCCGGAGCAACCCTCCTCATCTTTGCCAACAAGCAGGACCTGCCTGGAGCACTGTCCTCTAATGCCATCCGCGAG GCCCTGGAGCTGGACTCCATCCGCAGCCACCACTGGTGCATCCAGGGCTGCAGCGCCGTCACCGGGGAGAACCTGCTGCCAGGCATCGACTggctcctggatgacatttccAGCCGCATCTTCACAGCTGACTGA
- the ARL2 gene encoding ADP-ribosylation factor-like protein 2 isoform X1 — MGLLTILKKMKQKERELRLLMLGLDNAGKTTILKKFNGEDIDTISPTLGFNIKTLEHRGFKLNIWDVGGQKSLRSYWRNYFESTDGLIWVVDSADHQRMQDCQRELQSLLVEEVGSSYPLCKCVDMWPPSQQMPRGVRGPRGKLEAGSIPSLGPHHGRPMVPEAGHVPWTEIELTSLGCYYVNTLSISFCALKW; from the exons ATGGGGCTCCTGACCATTCTGAAGAAGATGAAGCAGAAAGAGCGGGAGCTGCGACTGCTCATGCT TGGCCTGGACAATGCTGGAAAGACAACCATCCTGAAGAAGTTCAATGGGGAGGACATTGACACCATCTCCCCAACACTGGGCTTCAACATCAAGACCCTGGAGCACCGAGG ATTCAAGCTGAACATCTGGGATGTGGGTGGCCAGAAGTCCCTGCGGTCCTACTGGCGGAACTACTTTGAGAGCACTGACGGCCTCATCTGGGTAGTGGACAGCGCGGACCACCAGCGCATGCAGGACTGTCAGCGGGAGCTCCAGAGCCTGCTGGTGGAGGAGGTGGGCAGCTCCTACCCTTTGTGCAAATGTGTGGACATGTGGCCGCCTTCTCAGCAGATGCCCAGAGGGGTCCGTGGCCCCAGAGGGAAACTAGAGGCAGGATCCATTCCTTCACTGGGCCCCCACCATGGGAGGCCCATGGTGCCAGAGGCAGGACACGTGCCGTGGACTGAGATTGAGTTAACGTCCCTGGGTTGTTACTACGTCAATACCCTGAGTATCAGTTTCTGTGCCTTGAAATGGTGA